A window from Carassius carassius chromosome 40, fCarCar2.1, whole genome shotgun sequence encodes these proteins:
- the LOC132121960 gene encoding matrix metalloproteinase-25-like isoform X1, which yields MLSRQMTFSGYLWLVYLTCTVLVFISPVYLAPMPDQYSRGVDWLSRYGYLPPPDPRTGKLQTKEGIERAIKEMQRFAGLKDTGKLDSDTLKLMNTPRCSLPDIIGSEDMLKKRRRKRRYATTGLRWKKSDLTWSIQNYPSLPPFLKPNDVKTIMDYAFKTWSDVTNLKFHATSSSEQDRADIEISFARSLHDDGYPFDGKGGTLAHAFFPGEADVSGDTHFDDEESWTYLDDSGTDLFAVAVHEFGHALGLSHSSSHPSIMRPYYQGPVGDISSYTLPEDDRYAIQSLYGRKSSLSTPSPNHPTSHLPKPPSPPRPKVPSQPDPSAQNRCEGRFDAVANIRGEVFFFKGPYFWRIQRTGSLVSLQPALVENFWFGLPPGTNKIDAVYERKTDSKIIFFIGPQYWVFKDNLVVSGYPRPLSDWGLISQDGSEVKRVDAAFIWAHNGKTYIFSGEMFWRFSEGLESGKRRPDAGYPRNSYLWKGAPSNPDDIITWGDGDAYFFKDNAYWILKSGGLDQDNVSHKSTAVDWMMCPKPTPTTRPSNPRQRGECYCGLNGALQMVASSWLLFIILLLHPGVLI from the exons atgctGTCGAGGCAGATGACTTTCTCAGGATATCTTTGGTTGGTTTACCTGACCTGCACTGTGCTTGTGTTTATCTCACCGGTTTATTTGGCTCCGATGCCGGACCAGTACTCTCGGGGTGTG GACTGGTTAAGCAGATATGGATATCTGCCCCCTCCGGACCCCCGCACAGGAAAGCTGCAGACTAAAGAAGGCATTGAAAGAGCCATCAAAGAAATGCAGCGTTTCGCTGGCCTCAAAGACACAGGCAAACTTG ACAGTGACACCCTGAAACTGATGAACACGCCACGGTGTTCACTACCTGACATTATAGGGTCTGAGGACATGCTGAAAAAGCGGAGGAGGAAAAGAAGATATGCGACCACTGGGCTTCGCTGGAAAAAGTCTGACCTCACATGGAG CATCCAGAATTACCCATCTCTCCCTCCGTTCCTCAAACCCAATGATGTGAAGACTATTATGGACTATGCCTTCAAAACCTGGAGTGATGTCACCAACCTCAAGTTTCACGCTACGTCCTCGAGTGAGCAGGACAGAGCTGATATCGAGATCTCTTTCGCTCGCTCGCTCCATGATGACGGGTATCCATTTGACGGGAAGGGAGGGACACTTGCTCATGCCTTCTTCCCAGGGGAGGCTGATGTTTCTGGGGATACACATTTTGACGACGAGGAGAGCTGGACCTACTTAG ATGATAGTGGCACTGATTTGTTCGCGGTGGCTGTGCATGAATTTGGTCATGCCCTGGGTCTCTCTCATTCCTCCTCTCATCCGTCCATCATGCGGCCGTACTACCAGGGTCCCGTTGGAGATATCTCATCCTACACTCTTCCAGAAGATGATCGCTATGCCATTCAGTCACTCTACG GAAGGAAGAGCAGCTTGTCAACACCATCCCCAAATCATCCCACATCACACTTACCCAAACCTCCAAGTCCACCTCGACCCAAAGTACCATCACA ACCTGATCCCTCAGCCCAGAATCGCTGTGAAGGACGATTTGATGCAGTGGCAAACATCAGAGGAgaggttttcttttttaaag GTCCATATTTCTGGCGAATCCAGCGGACTGGTTCTCTTGTGTCCCTCCAACCTGCTCTCGTAGAAAACTTCTGGTTTGGTCTTCCTCCCGGCACTAACAAGATAGATGCAGTTTATGAAAGAAAAACGGATAGCAAGATCATATTCTTCATAG GCCCACAGTACTGGGTATTTAAGGACAATTTGGTGGTTTCTGGCTACCCACGTCCACTGTCAGACTGGGGGCTGATCTCTCAAGACGGAAGTGAGGTGAAGAGGGTGGATGCGGCCTTTATTTGGGCTCATAATGGAAAAACCTACATCTTCAGTGGTGAAATGTTCTGGAGGTTCTCCGAAGGCCTGGAGTCTGGGAAGCGCCGTCCAGACGCAGGTTATCCCAGAAACTCCTACCTCTGGAAGGGTGCGCCCAGTAACCCCGATGACATCATCACCTGGGGAGACG GAGATGCCTATTTCTTCAAGGACAACGCATATTGGATTCTGAAGAGCGGAGGACTGGACCAAGACAACGTCAGTCACAAATCAACCGCAGTCGATTGGATGATGTGTCCAAAACCGACTCCAACCACACGTCCTTCCAATCCACGTCAAAGAGGAGAATGTTACTGTGGCCTGAATGGAGCCTTACAGATGGTTGCTTCATCCTGGTTACTGTTCATCATATTACTGCTTCATCCAGGCGTCCTTATTTGA
- the LOC132121960 gene encoding matrix metalloproteinase-25-like isoform X2: MTFSGYLWLVYLTCTVLVFISPVYLAPMPDQYSRGVDWLSRYGYLPPPDPRTGKLQTKEGIERAIKEMQRFAGLKDTGKLDSDTLKLMNTPRCSLPDIIGSEDMLKKRRRKRRYATTGLRWKKSDLTWSIQNYPSLPPFLKPNDVKTIMDYAFKTWSDVTNLKFHATSSSEQDRADIEISFARSLHDDGYPFDGKGGTLAHAFFPGEADVSGDTHFDDEESWTYLDDSGTDLFAVAVHEFGHALGLSHSSSHPSIMRPYYQGPVGDISSYTLPEDDRYAIQSLYGRKSSLSTPSPNHPTSHLPKPPSPPRPKVPSQPDPSAQNRCEGRFDAVANIRGEVFFFKGPYFWRIQRTGSLVSLQPALVENFWFGLPPGTNKIDAVYERKTDSKIIFFIGPQYWVFKDNLVVSGYPRPLSDWGLISQDGSEVKRVDAAFIWAHNGKTYIFSGEMFWRFSEGLESGKRRPDAGYPRNSYLWKGAPSNPDDIITWGDGDAYFFKDNAYWILKSGGLDQDNVSHKSTAVDWMMCPKPTPTTRPSNPRQRGECYCGLNGALQMVASSWLLFIILLLHPGVLI, translated from the exons ATGACTTTCTCAGGATATCTTTGGTTGGTTTACCTGACCTGCACTGTGCTTGTGTTTATCTCACCGGTTTATTTGGCTCCGATGCCGGACCAGTACTCTCGGGGTGTG GACTGGTTAAGCAGATATGGATATCTGCCCCCTCCGGACCCCCGCACAGGAAAGCTGCAGACTAAAGAAGGCATTGAAAGAGCCATCAAAGAAATGCAGCGTTTCGCTGGCCTCAAAGACACAGGCAAACTTG ACAGTGACACCCTGAAACTGATGAACACGCCACGGTGTTCACTACCTGACATTATAGGGTCTGAGGACATGCTGAAAAAGCGGAGGAGGAAAAGAAGATATGCGACCACTGGGCTTCGCTGGAAAAAGTCTGACCTCACATGGAG CATCCAGAATTACCCATCTCTCCCTCCGTTCCTCAAACCCAATGATGTGAAGACTATTATGGACTATGCCTTCAAAACCTGGAGTGATGTCACCAACCTCAAGTTTCACGCTACGTCCTCGAGTGAGCAGGACAGAGCTGATATCGAGATCTCTTTCGCTCGCTCGCTCCATGATGACGGGTATCCATTTGACGGGAAGGGAGGGACACTTGCTCATGCCTTCTTCCCAGGGGAGGCTGATGTTTCTGGGGATACACATTTTGACGACGAGGAGAGCTGGACCTACTTAG ATGATAGTGGCACTGATTTGTTCGCGGTGGCTGTGCATGAATTTGGTCATGCCCTGGGTCTCTCTCATTCCTCCTCTCATCCGTCCATCATGCGGCCGTACTACCAGGGTCCCGTTGGAGATATCTCATCCTACACTCTTCCAGAAGATGATCGCTATGCCATTCAGTCACTCTACG GAAGGAAGAGCAGCTTGTCAACACCATCCCCAAATCATCCCACATCACACTTACCCAAACCTCCAAGTCCACCTCGACCCAAAGTACCATCACA ACCTGATCCCTCAGCCCAGAATCGCTGTGAAGGACGATTTGATGCAGTGGCAAACATCAGAGGAgaggttttcttttttaaag GTCCATATTTCTGGCGAATCCAGCGGACTGGTTCTCTTGTGTCCCTCCAACCTGCTCTCGTAGAAAACTTCTGGTTTGGTCTTCCTCCCGGCACTAACAAGATAGATGCAGTTTATGAAAGAAAAACGGATAGCAAGATCATATTCTTCATAG GCCCACAGTACTGGGTATTTAAGGACAATTTGGTGGTTTCTGGCTACCCACGTCCACTGTCAGACTGGGGGCTGATCTCTCAAGACGGAAGTGAGGTGAAGAGGGTGGATGCGGCCTTTATTTGGGCTCATAATGGAAAAACCTACATCTTCAGTGGTGAAATGTTCTGGAGGTTCTCCGAAGGCCTGGAGTCTGGGAAGCGCCGTCCAGACGCAGGTTATCCCAGAAACTCCTACCTCTGGAAGGGTGCGCCCAGTAACCCCGATGACATCATCACCTGGGGAGACG GAGATGCCTATTTCTTCAAGGACAACGCATATTGGATTCTGAAGAGCGGAGGACTGGACCAAGACAACGTCAGTCACAAATCAACCGCAGTCGATTGGATGATGTGTCCAAAACCGACTCCAACCACACGTCCTTCCAATCCACGTCAAAGAGGAGAATGTTACTGTGGCCTGAATGGAGCCTTACAGATGGTTGCTTCATCCTGGTTACTGTTCATCATATTACTGCTTCATCCAGGCGTCCTTATTTGA